The genomic window TGACAGTTAGATTGACAGTATACAAACCAGCTGTATCATACGTATGAATTATATTCTGGCTGGAGTAATCTTCAGTACCGTCAGCATCAATATCCCAGGACCATGACGTTGCATTGGTTGAGAGATCAGTAAACGCAACGCTCAGGGGAGCAATACCTTCAGTTACATTAGCACTGAAATCGGATACCGGAAGTATAGGAACTGATGTCACATTGATATAACCGGTCTTGACTTCGGAAGCAGTACCAT from Methanococcoides sp. AM1 includes these protein-coding regions:
- a CDS encoding PKD domain-containing protein, encoding GTASEVKTGYINVTSVPILPVSDFSANVTEGIAPLSVAFTDLSTNATSWSWDIDADGTEDYSSQNIIHTYDTAGLYTVNLTV